From the genome of Cryptococcus neoformans var. grubii H99 chromosome 11, complete sequence:
GCAAAGCGAAACCATCCGGCCTGTCGAGAGTATTTGACAACATACTGAGCAGCGCAAAAAGAGAACTGAGGAAATACAAAACTACAATGAACATACCAACAAAGAAGCTAAAATTAGATGCTTTTGGCAATTGCCACCATGTCCAGATTCTTACGACACGCATTCACGAACGAAACGAATTAAATGACATTCCCTCCTTGCTGCTACAccctttgcctttcttTGCAGAGTCTGCAGCTGCAGAAGTGTAGTCTTATTGTAATGGTCACCTGCCATATCTGCCATCCTACGCGTTTCCCCTGACGATATAAACATGGAGGTCCcagaagagaaaggcaaAGCAGCACGACGTAAGCAGGAGCGAGAGACTGAGACAACCGGAGATTCGTTCCTCGCAGATCGCAGACaacacctccacctctcaACCTCAGCAAATAAGCTCCATGTCATCAGCTTCTGCGCCGCCTCGAAATGACGTAACCGCGTCACAAATCACAGCTTCTGGGGCCAACCATGGCTTTGCGGCAGCCGCGTTTAAAAGCTTCgccttcttgatcttgtcTTGGAACTCTTTCTTCTGACCATTCACACCTCGTTTCAACTCTCAAGAACACGTAACACCCAACAACCAGCTTTTTTACAATGGCTTTCACTTGTTCAGACATCTTCAAGATCATTTTGGCAATCATCTTGCCTGTGAGTTCTGCAGAATATGAAGCGAATGTGGGCGTGGTACTGACATTTACTTAGCCTCTTGGTGTATTCCTTGAGCGAGGATGCAATGCTGATTTCCTAATCAACGTGAGTTGCGGAAGATTACCTTTGTTATAAATACTGACTGTAAAGCAGATCCTTTTGACCATCCTTGGTTACATTCCTGGTAAGTCATGTGACTTGCAGACATTGTTTGGACGATGGGAATGTCTTTTCTCTTGCCACTAGGCCAGGGAGAGATATGCCGTGACGATTGCAAAAGATATTGCAGCCACAGTTGCTTGTTGTCGATGGGTGCCAAAGAAGCATTGTTCAAGCAACGCGTTGACACTTCTCTTATAGGTATCATCCACGCTCTTTACATTATTCTGAAGTATTGAGGCTACGAGACCCAACAGAAGCAGCCCGTTTAATAGCTGCAATACTGGCGAGCTACCATTAACGGGGCAGGGAGATTGTATGTTAGAAGTTAAACTGGATTGTGTCGGTCGCGGACGTGTGAGATGCAATAAGCAATGAACATGGCCGTATAAAGCTGTTGTTTGTAATTTATACATGCAGCAATTTAATCCGACCTCGTAAGTGGGTGATCGTTTTCCTATCTTTGTGTCTCCCAATATGAGCCTGAGAGCTGGACGATTAAAGTAATTGGTAAGTGTGAGTTGTGAGTTGTGACACGTGTAAGTGATGTTTGCTGGTGGTTCGTGCTGAAATCGTCCAATGATCATCGACGATGACAGAATGATGGGCTGCTGCGACGGCGCCCGTGTAGGCTGTCTAAAGTCTAAAAGGCATGTTATTACATGAAAGGCCTGTACTTACTTATCATGCGTTTCCCTTGTACGATAGCATCTGGCAGCTCACCATCGTAGCTTACCACCATCTCAATTGTTATCTGCCAATTTGCATCCTGATAATTGTTCTATCCTGAAACCATCCATTTTAAACAACCAACTATACACCTATCAAGTATTTGGCAACCACGCGTCCCCTAAATTCGAATAATACCCACTTTTCCTGTTTCTAACTGACAAAATAGCTATTACTGTATTGATGCTTACATCCAATGCATCAGAACTGTCGAGGCCTCGACTGACTGATGGTCCGTTGTTTCTCAGAAACGTCTCTGGCTCGGATACACATCTTGTGATTGTATTCGCCTCCACCTGCTTTAAAGTGAGTATCATGGGCGTCTCGGACGAGGAGTCCACTCGTTTTAATCACAGACCTAATAATTTTAATTTTTACCCTATCATAACTCTTGAAGACT
Proteins encoded in this window:
- a CDS encoding plasma membrane proteolipid 3, with protein sequence MAFTCSDIFKIILAIILPPLGVFLERGCNADFLINILLTILGYIPGIIHALYIILKY